The Narcine bancroftii isolate sNarBan1 chromosome 6, sNarBan1.hap1, whole genome shotgun sequence genome window below encodes:
- the opn5 gene encoding opsin-5 isoform X1, translated as MTHSENDSVTQPGNMPPHLHEDPFISKLPWEADVVAAIYLIIIGFISTFGNGYVIYKSIKQKNKLKPGELMTVNLAIFDFGMAAGGKPFLIVSCFAHRWVFGWIGCHWHGWSGFFFGCGSLITITFISLDRYLKICHLQYGFRVQRRHAFMCLSFAWLYAAFWATIPLSGWGKYVPEPFGTSCTLNWWLAQASVNGQVFILSILFFCLVLPTAIIVFSYVKIIGKVKLSGKEVAHFDTRIQEHNLLEIKLTKVAMLICAGFLIAWIPYAVVSIWSAFGTSDSVPIKVSLVPTLFAKSASMYNPIIYQLIDCRCAYARICGCFRFSPPKASHRKSRAISETRGASHLEVIETKLEN; from the exons ATGACACACAGTGAAAATGACTCTGTTACTCAGCCTGGTAACATGCCTCCACATCTGCATGAGGATCCATTCATTTCAAAACTGCCCTGGGAAGCTGATGTGGTGGCAGCAATTTACTTGATTATCATAG GGTTCATATCAACTTTTGGAAATGGTTATGTGATTTATAAGTCGATCAAACAGAAGAATAAGCTGAAACCTGGTGAACTGATGACAGTAAACCTGGCAATTTTTGATTTTGGGATGGCAG CTGGAGGAAAGCCATTCTTGATCGTCTCTTGTTTTGCTCATCGATGGGTGTTTGGATGGATTGGCTGTCATTGGCACGGTTGGTCGGGGTTTTTCTTTGGATGTGGCAGTTTAATTACAATAACTTTTAtaagtttggacaggtacctaAAAATTTGCCATTTGCAATATG GCTTTCGGGTTCAAAGGCGTCATGCCTTCATGTGCTTGAGTTTTGCCTGGCTTTATGCTGCATTTTGGGCCACGATCCCCCTGTCTGGATGGGGAAAATATGTTCCTGAGCCTTTTGGGACGTCATGCACTCTAAACTGGTGGCTCGCACAGGCCTCTGTGAATGGACAGGTCTTCATTCTGAGCATACTATTCTTTTGCCTTGTCCTTCCTACAGCTATAATAGTATTTTCCTATGTAAAGATTATAGGAAAAGTAAAATTATCTGGCAAAGAGGTTGCACACTTTGATACAAGAATTCAAGAACACAATTTACTGGAAATAAAACTGACAAAG GTGGCAATGTTAATATGCGCTGGATTCTTGATTGCTTGGATTCCATATGCAGTTGTTTCAATCTGGTCAGCCTTTGGTACTTCAGATTCAGTGCCAATAAAAGTATCTTTAGTACCAACCTTGTTTGCAAAATCAGCATCAATGTATAATCCCATCATATATCAACTCATTGACTGTAGATGTGCCTATGCAAGAATCTGTGGCTGCTTCAGGTTTTCGCCCCCAAAAGCATCACACAGGAAGTCACG
- the opn5 gene encoding opsin-5 isoform X2, protein MNLWKEFQTMTDRDCSSGGKPFLIVSCFAHRWVFGWIGCHWHGWSGFFFGCGSLITITFISLDRYLKICHLQYGFRVQRRHAFMCLSFAWLYAAFWATIPLSGWGKYVPEPFGTSCTLNWWLAQASVNGQVFILSILFFCLVLPTAIIVFSYVKIIGKVKLSGKEVAHFDTRIQEHNLLEIKLTKVAMLICAGFLIAWIPYAVVSIWSAFGTSDSVPIKVSLVPTLFAKSASMYNPIIYQLIDCRCAYARICGCFRFSPPKASHRKSRAISETRGASHLEVIETKLEN, encoded by the exons ATGAAcctttggaaggaatttcaaacAATGACTGACCGGGACTGCTCCT CTGGAGGAAAGCCATTCTTGATCGTCTCTTGTTTTGCTCATCGATGGGTGTTTGGATGGATTGGCTGTCATTGGCACGGTTGGTCGGGGTTTTTCTTTGGATGTGGCAGTTTAATTACAATAACTTTTAtaagtttggacaggtacctaAAAATTTGCCATTTGCAATATG GCTTTCGGGTTCAAAGGCGTCATGCCTTCATGTGCTTGAGTTTTGCCTGGCTTTATGCTGCATTTTGGGCCACGATCCCCCTGTCTGGATGGGGAAAATATGTTCCTGAGCCTTTTGGGACGTCATGCACTCTAAACTGGTGGCTCGCACAGGCCTCTGTGAATGGACAGGTCTTCATTCTGAGCATACTATTCTTTTGCCTTGTCCTTCCTACAGCTATAATAGTATTTTCCTATGTAAAGATTATAGGAAAAGTAAAATTATCTGGCAAAGAGGTTGCACACTTTGATACAAGAATTCAAGAACACAATTTACTGGAAATAAAACTGACAAAG GTGGCAATGTTAATATGCGCTGGATTCTTGATTGCTTGGATTCCATATGCAGTTGTTTCAATCTGGTCAGCCTTTGGTACTTCAGATTCAGTGCCAATAAAAGTATCTTTAGTACCAACCTTGTTTGCAAAATCAGCATCAATGTATAATCCCATCATATATCAACTCATTGACTGTAGATGTGCCTATGCAAGAATCTGTGGCTGCTTCAGGTTTTCGCCCCCAAAAGCATCACACAGGAAGTCACG
- the opn5 gene encoding opsin-5 isoform X3 — MTHSENDSVTQPGNMPPHLHEDPFISKLPWEADVVAAIYLIIIGFISTFGNGYVIYKSIKQKNKLKPGELMTVNLAIFDFGMAAGGKPFLIVSCFAHRWVFGWIGCHWHGWSGFFFGCGSLITITFISLDRYLKICHLQYGFRVQRRHAFMCLSFAWLYAAFWATIPLSGWGKYVPEPFGTSCTLNWWLAQASVNGQVFILSILFFCLVLPTAIIVFSYVKIIGKVKLSGKEVAHFDTRIQEHNLLEIKLTKGHIRDQRCQSLRSD, encoded by the exons ATGACACACAGTGAAAATGACTCTGTTACTCAGCCTGGTAACATGCCTCCACATCTGCATGAGGATCCATTCATTTCAAAACTGCCCTGGGAAGCTGATGTGGTGGCAGCAATTTACTTGATTATCATAG GGTTCATATCAACTTTTGGAAATGGTTATGTGATTTATAAGTCGATCAAACAGAAGAATAAGCTGAAACCTGGTGAACTGATGACAGTAAACCTGGCAATTTTTGATTTTGGGATGGCAG CTGGAGGAAAGCCATTCTTGATCGTCTCTTGTTTTGCTCATCGATGGGTGTTTGGATGGATTGGCTGTCATTGGCACGGTTGGTCGGGGTTTTTCTTTGGATGTGGCAGTTTAATTACAATAACTTTTAtaagtttggacaggtacctaAAAATTTGCCATTTGCAATATG GCTTTCGGGTTCAAAGGCGTCATGCCTTCATGTGCTTGAGTTTTGCCTGGCTTTATGCTGCATTTTGGGCCACGATCCCCCTGTCTGGATGGGGAAAATATGTTCCTGAGCCTTTTGGGACGTCATGCACTCTAAACTGGTGGCTCGCACAGGCCTCTGTGAATGGACAGGTCTTCATTCTGAGCATACTATTCTTTTGCCTTGTCCTTCCTACAGCTATAATAGTATTTTCCTATGTAAAGATTATAGGAAAAGTAAAATTATCTGGCAAAGAGGTTGCACACTTTGATACAAGAATTCAAGAACACAATTTACTGGAAATAAAACTGACAAAG